Proteins encoded within one genomic window of Jiangella mangrovi:
- the sigM gene encoding RNA polymerase sigma factor SigM, which translates to MPDEELLRRHVDGDPDAFGELVTRHQDRMWAVALRTLGDPHDAADALQDAMINAFRRAGSFRSESAVTTWLHRIVVNACLDRVRHAAARPADPVAFDGTEIPGVAPATEPSADPAERTALRVDLEQALASLPAEQRLPLVLVDVEGYPVAEAAEMLGLPVGTVKSRCARARAKLVPLLAPGRLSTTGNATGNQGPGGDVPFGTSRGKGGEHR; encoded by the coding sequence GTGCCTGACGAGGAGCTCCTGCGCCGGCACGTCGACGGCGATCCCGACGCCTTCGGCGAGCTGGTCACACGACACCAGGACCGCATGTGGGCGGTCGCGCTGCGCACGCTCGGCGACCCCCACGACGCCGCCGACGCGCTGCAGGACGCCATGATCAACGCGTTCCGCCGGGCGGGGTCGTTCCGGTCCGAGTCCGCCGTCACCACGTGGCTGCACCGCATCGTCGTCAACGCCTGCCTCGACCGCGTCCGGCACGCCGCGGCCCGCCCGGCCGACCCCGTCGCGTTCGACGGCACCGAGATCCCGGGCGTCGCGCCGGCCACCGAGCCGTCCGCCGATCCCGCCGAGCGGACCGCCCTGCGCGTCGACCTCGAGCAGGCGCTCGCCTCGCTCCCCGCCGAACAGCGGCTCCCGCTGGTCCTCGTCGACGTCGAGGGCTACCCCGTCGCCGAGGCGGCCGAGATGCTGGGGCTCCCGGTCGGCACGGTCAAGAGCCGCTGCGCGCGGGCCAGGGCCAAGCTGGTCCCGCTGCTGGCCCCCGGTCGGCTGAGCACCACGGGCAACGCCACCGGGAACCAAGGACCCGGTGGCGACGTCCCATTTGGGACGTCGCGTGGAAAGGGAGGTGAGCATCGGTGA
- a CDS encoding anti-sigma factor family protein, giving the protein MSGTEAHPPTHVLAELAEGVLDDAQAREVRAHVDQCLDCQASIDELARVTVSLGALPAELPIPEFVAARISHALAAEQAGGGTTTAASAVGAPGPEGGTVAWFRRRLPQGLAAAASVAVVGLAGYVVVSGGTGGGNDSAGDGGAEVAAGAAPSDSSSIDSQRAGPSVRPYTASGDSFSTTLPDAAQEEDSDVDTAELTAAVATVVQQQSAARLGCGQNLADEQSLPLVGSATDFAGVVVVLDAGNEYEGWLVPTCNSVSTEEIVDHVLVPKPE; this is encoded by the coding sequence GTGAGCGGTACCGAGGCCCATCCGCCTACCCATGTGCTGGCCGAACTGGCCGAAGGCGTCCTCGACGACGCGCAGGCGCGCGAGGTCCGCGCCCATGTCGACCAGTGCCTCGACTGCCAGGCCTCCATCGACGAGCTGGCCCGGGTCACCGTCTCGCTGGGCGCCCTGCCGGCCGAGCTTCCCATCCCCGAGTTCGTCGCCGCGCGCATCTCGCACGCGCTGGCCGCTGAGCAGGCGGGCGGCGGCACCACGACGGCCGCGTCGGCCGTGGGAGCACCAGGGCCCGAGGGCGGCACCGTCGCCTGGTTCCGGCGCCGGCTCCCCCAGGGCCTCGCGGCGGCCGCCAGTGTCGCCGTCGTCGGCTTGGCCGGATACGTCGTCGTCAGCGGCGGCACCGGCGGTGGGAACGACAGCGCCGGTGACGGCGGCGCCGAGGTCGCCGCGGGGGCGGCGCCGAGCGACAGCAGCAGCATCGACTCGCAGCGGGCCGGGCCGTCGGTGCGGCCCTACACCGCGTCGGGCGACAGCTTCTCGACCACACTCCCGGATGCGGCCCAGGAAGAGGACAGCGACGTCGACACCGCCGAGCTGACGGCCGCCGTCGCGACCGTGGTCCAGCAGCAGTCGGCCGCCCGCCTGGGCTGCGGCCAGAACCTCGCCGACGAGCAGAGCCTTCCGCTGGTCGGCTCGGCCACCGATTTCGCCGGTGTGGTCGTGGTCCTCGACGCCGGCAACGAGTACGAGGGCTGGCTCGTGCCCACGTGCAACTCGGTCTCCACGGAGGAGATCGTCGACCACGTTCTGGTGCCGAAGCCGGAGTAG